Part of the Sulfurimonas denitrificans DSM 1251 genome is shown below.
ATATATCACCAACTAAGTGATATTCTTTCATTACTTTTGGGTTTATGATTCTTTCTTCAAATTTCAAATTTCTGATTGGATTTTCAATAGTTAAAAAAGTAGGTAAATCATTCATATTTAACACGAGTGTTACAATGTAATCATTTTGATACTCAAGTGCTTTTATATATTCATTTTCTGTAAGCCTAAATTTTCCTTTTTTCTCTCGAATACCTTTTACTTCCGCTAAATAAGTAGAATTATTTACATTTACTTGAAAATCATACCCATCTCCAAACAATCGTGCATCTTCTAAACTTCCTGTATTAAACATAGTAATTGCATTAAAATTATTTATGAAATAAATTTCTGCTTCCAAACCAGTCTCTTGAAGTTTTTTAAATCTTGATTTTACTATTGGTTTAACACTGATTGAAATATCTTCAACTGCATAATTTTCTTTCATATAAAGTTTTACAATATTGGCATATCCTTTGACATTTTCAAGCCCAAATAAATTATCTATTAAAAATTTTCGATGAATATATGCATCGCCTTTTTGCCACCAACCTTTTCTTCCATTATTTGGAAAAAAATGGTCAAATAAATCCATCCGATTTTTTACAGTTCCAACTGTTTGGGCAATATTATGAATTACACAATATTCATAAAAAGCTGTTTTTGTTGTAAATCCAAATTCTTTTATAAAATCATCATTAAATTTTGAAAGCCCATAACCTATTAAATTTAAGATTTCATAATTTATATGCTTATTTTTTTCTATTTTCATAAATCTGTATTATTTATTATTTTAAAAATATTTTTTGAAATAGCTTCAATTACTGGAACTGACACACTGTTACCAAATTGTTTATAAGCTTGAACATCACTGACTTTTATATTAAAACTATTTGGAAAACCTTGAAGCCTTCCAGCTTCCCTTGGACTTAATTTTCTAGGATTTTGATTCTTTTGCTCAATCAAAATTTCTGAACCATCTTTATAATATCTTGCACTTATCGTACTTGTATATATTGAATTTTCATTAAACATGGAGTATCCAAAACCATTTCCTTTAGCTTTATGCTCAATTTTTCTTCTTTGATGTCCTGCCCAAAGTTTATCTGAAATTGTATATTTTTCATCAACTTTATCTTCCAAAATATCACCAACTTTTACATATTTTTCTATCGGTTTTGGAAATTCAAACTCTACTTCATTATCTAAAAATCCAACAATATAAATTCTCTCCCTATTTTGTGGCACACCATAATCTTTTGCATTTAGGATTTGATATTCTACATAATAGCCCAATTCTTTTAAAGTTTCCAAAATAACTTTAAAAGTTTTTCCTTTATCATGTCCAACTAAGCCTTTCACATTTTCTAAAAATATAACCTTTGGTTTATGATACGCAGCAATACGCATAACATCAAAAAACAGTGTTCCCCTCGTATCTTCAAAACCCTTTCGATGCCCAGCCACACTAAAAGCTTGACAAGGAAATCCAGCCAATAAAATATCAAAAGGAGGGATGTTTTTTTCATCTATCTGTGTAATATCTCCATGTGGAGTTTCTCCAAAATTTGCATAATAAGTTTCTCGAGCATATTTATCTATCTCAGAAGCAAAAACAAATTCTATTTTTTCACCAAAAGCTTGTTCAAATCCAAGTCTAATGCCACCAATTCCAGCAAAAAGGTCAATGGCTCTAAAGCTCTCTTCTTTATTGATATCCATATTAAATAAACTTCTTCCCATAATATATGTCATTGTATATCTCCAGTTTAATTGAAGAAATATTATAAAAATAATAATTTTTCTATTAAAAATATTGCATTTTGCAATATTTTTAATACTTTAATCTCAAACTCTTATCCTCAACCCTTACGCTCTCAAATACTTCAGCACCGCTTTTATGATGTCATCATCATCTTTTGAGTCTGATTTTATGCTCTCTTTTTTCTCATCCATGTAGGTAATCGTTATGTTTTGTCCATAGTTTGAAACACTTTTTATCCCTTTTGAGAGACTTAATACTTTTATAACCATTAACTCAAAGAACTGTTTTGTTGGAGCATCAAGTGCGCCAAATCTGTCAATTACCTCTTCTTGTATCTCATATATCTCAACGCTATCTATGCAAGAGGAGAGTCTTCTATATATATCTATACGGAGTCTATCCTCTTTTACAACTTCATCTGAGACGAAAGCTGAGATGGTGAGCTTTATATCTACTTTTGCCTTTTCAACTTCCATTTGATTGCTTAGTAGTTTGATAGCATCTTCAAGAAGCCTTAGATAGAGCGAATATCCTATATTTTTTATATGTCCGCTTTGTGCATCTCCGACGAGATTTCCACCGCCACGTATCTCTAAATCATGGTAAGCCAAAACAGAACCGCTTCCCAAAAATGAGTTTGATTCAAGTGCTAAAAGTCTTTTTTTTGCCTCATCCGTTAGCGTCTCTTTGTCATTAACTATAAAGTAGGCAAAGCCCTCAACATTTGAGCGTCCAACACGCCCTCTAAGCTGATGCAAATCTGCCATACCAAATCTATCTGCACCATCTACTATAATCGTATTTACTCGTGGCATGTGGATGCCTGACTCTATGATTGAAGTGGCAAGCATCAAGTCATACTCCCCTGCTTCAAACTTTAAGAGTTCTTTTTCTGTATCTGTTGCAGAGATTTTTGAGTGAAGCATAACAACTCTTAGTGATGGCAGAAGTGCTTTTAACTCGCCTAGTTTTATAGGCATATGATCTATGGAGTTATGCACATAAAATATCTGTCCACCTCTGCGTATCTCACGAAGTAGCACCTCTTTTATGAGCTTCTCTTCATACGCTTTTACAAATGTTCTAACTGGCTGTCTTTGGCTTGGCGGAGTTAGTAGTTGTGACATCGTCTTTATGGAGCTTAGTGCTTGATTTAGTGAACGCGGGATTGGAGTTGCGCTCATTGAGAGAAGATGAACATTATGATAAAGCTCTTTAATCTTCTCTTTTTGCTTTACCCCAAACTTATGCTCTTCATCTATAATAACCACGCCGAGCTTTTTAAAATCAAGATCGAAGAGAGTGTGAGTTCCAACAACTACATCCAAATCTCCACTTGAGAGTGCTTTTATGATGTTCGTTTTATCTTTTGCACTTACAAATCTATCCAGTTTTGAGCACTTTATACCAAGTGCATCAAATCTCTCATGAAGCGAGCGGTAGTGTTGTGCTGAGAGAAGTGTTGTGGGAACTATAAGAGCCGATTGAAAGCCTGATTTATAGGCTGCAAAGATAGTATTCATCGCAACTTCTGTCTTACCAAAACCAACATCTCCGCTAAGAAGTCTATCCATGATGTGCCCTGAGCTCATCTGGGTAATTATCTCGTTGATTGATTGGCTCTGATCATCTGTATAAAGAAACCCTGAGAGCTTTTGAAACGCTCTTAGCTCATCTTCATCAACGTTTATTTTTGGCGCAGTGATAAGCTCTCTCGCAGCAGCTGTATTTACGATTTGCCCTGCTATCTCAAGGAGACGTTTTTTTACGCTCTCTTTGAGTTTGCCAAAACTTCCTTTACCAAGCTTGTCTAAAACAGGAACAGACCCACCAGAAGCGATATAGCGGTCAATGGCGTCGAGATTTTCCACTGGAAGCAAAATCTTATCATCACCGATATACTTTATAACTATAAAATCCTTTACCCCGCCAAGAATCTCTGTCTGCTCAATCCCCTCAAAAATACCAACCCC
Proteins encoded:
- a CDS encoding DUF3883 domain-containing protein, which produces MKIEKNKHINYEILNLIGYGLSKFNDDFIKEFGFTTKTAFYEYCVIHNIAQTVGTVKNRMDLFDHFFPNNGRKGWWQKGDAYIHRKFLIDNLFGLENVKGYANIVKLYMKENYAVEDISISVKPIVKSRFKKLQETGLEAEIYFINNFNAITMFNTGSLEDARLFGDGYDFQVNVNNSTYLAEVKGIREKKGKFRLTENEYIKALEYQNDYIVTLVLNMNDLPTFLTIENPIRNLKFEERIINPKVMKEYHLVGDIC
- a CDS encoding DNA cytosine methyltransferase, which encodes MTYIMGRSLFNMDINKEESFRAIDLFAGIGGIRLGFEQAFGEKIEFVFASEIDKYARETYYANFGETPHGDITQIDEKNIPPFDILLAGFPCQAFSVAGHRKGFEDTRGTLFFDVMRIAAYHKPKVIFLENVKGLVGHDKGKTFKVILETLKELGYYVEYQILNAKDYGVPQNRERIYIVGFLDNEVEFEFPKPIEKYVKVGDILEDKVDEKYTISDKLWAGHQRRKIEHKAKGNGFGYSMFNENSIYTSTISARYYKDGSEILIEQKNQNPRKLSPREAGRLQGFPNSFNIKVSDVQAYKQFGNSVSVPVIEAISKNIFKIINNTDL
- a CDS encoding DEAD/DEAH box helicase — translated: MSQSRLFNYYKTTKKSDLEILLCEDAKEAQELKSVALFFGKEVIVFPDFRATHGDDLRVYKEELHQLFSSLRNYYSAKVKPLIISPLKTLLFEMPQESLLKSRVIEFGEKIEFRAFQQQMLLWGYNFVDMVQVEGEISFRGDIIDIYPPSSKMPLRISLFDNEIEQIKYFELESQRTQKEELESFELTPAFFSLDESEFDMLNERVQKSEFDSLVKDIASLGLWHLDDSGVNFLESKNVKLSRELNAPLIDAYALNKPTISRECFNVEVLEESDDFKEISVSDLHAFLKVHKAKKTTIIASNEAVIKQAGLFDVSGLKILYAPYILNIMGKDELVISLNKQTKIKRRRKSSILLDDLKVGDYVVHEDYGVGIFEGIEQTEILGGVKDFIVIKYIGDDKILLPVENLDAIDRYIASGGSVPVLDKLGKGSFGKLKESVKKRLLEIAGQIVNTAAARELITAPKINVDEDELRAFQKLSGFLYTDDQSQSINEIITQMSSGHIMDRLLSGDVGFGKTEVAMNTIFAAYKSGFQSALIVPTTLLSAQHYRSLHERFDALGIKCSKLDRFVSAKDKTNIIKALSSGDLDVVVGTHTLFDLDFKKLGVVIIDEEHKFGVKQKEKIKELYHNVHLLSMSATPIPRSLNQALSSIKTMSQLLTPPSQRQPVRTFVKAYEEKLIKEVLLREIRRGGQIFYVHNSIDHMPIKLGELKALLPSLRVVMLHSKISATDTEKELLKFEAGEYDLMLATSIIESGIHMPRVNTIIVDGADRFGMADLHQLRGRVGRSNVEGFAYFIVNDKETLTDEAKKRLLALESNSFLGSGSVLAYHDLEIRGGGNLVGDAQSGHIKNIGYSLYLRLLEDAIKLLSNQMEVEKAKVDIKLTISAFVSDEVVKEDRLRIDIYRRLSSCIDSVEIYEIQEEVIDRFGALDAPTKQFFELMVIKVLSLSKGIKSVSNYGQNITITYMDEKKESIKSDSKDDDDIIKAVLKYLRA